The nucleotide sequence CGCGCTGAAAGCCTTCCTTGACGCCCGTGACCATATTGGCAATGCATGCGCGCGTCGTCCCCCACATCATGCGCATTTTTCGACTCGTGTCCTGTGGTGATATATGGAGATAAGACTCTTTGTGCTCGATGTTGAGACCATACGGCACAGAAAAACGCATCTCGCGCCCCGAGTCAGATATGACAGCGACATGCCCTTCCATACGGAATTGAGTCGTCTCAGAGAGAAAAATAGGGGCCTTTCCAGTTCTCGACATTGTTCAATAAACGTGACAAATGATTTCTCCACCAACGCCTTGCTGTCGTGCCTCCCTATCAGACAGGACACCCTTTGACGTGGACAGAATATAGATACCCAACCCACCATAAAGAGGCTTGAGAGCCTTGATGGGAGAGTATAAACGACATCCGGGTTTAGAACAACGCTTTACTTCGTGAATAGCTCCCTCTTTTTTGTAAACACGCAACGTGATCGTCAAGACTGGTTTCTTCGCATGGCGTGTATCGATGCCATAATCCTCTATATACCCCTCCCTCTTGAGAACATCGGCAATACGCACCTTCATGGCGGACGATGCGCATGTAACACTCTTTTTTTTCGCCGTCTGTCCGTTCCTTATACGCGTCAGCATATCGGCAATGGGATCACTCATCGACATGGTCTTCTACCAACTAGAACGGGACATGCCCGGAATCTCACCTTTGCCAGCGAGATCCCTCAACATAATGCGCGATAAGCGAAAGCGACGATAGACGCCTCTTCCCCTGCCTGTGATAATACAACGGCGGCGATAACGCACAGGCGACGAATCTCGAGGCATGGTCGACAATGACAAGCAAAGATGAAAACGCTCATCCTTATCCAAGCCTTTATCATGAATACGAGCCTTCAAGTCTCTCCGTTTCGCCGCGTATTTATCAATTATGCGCTGACGCCGGCTATTTCGTTCAACGACACTTTTCTTTGCCATAATCCGTTCTCACTCGTCAAAGGGTAACATAAAGCCGGCCAATAAGGCTTTACCTTCTTCGTCATTCTGTGCCGTTGTGACAATTGTCACATCAAGACCCCGTATCTTATCAGCTTTATCATAGTCGATTTCGGGAAAAATAATATGCTCACGAATACCCAAGGAATAATTCCCCCGCCCATCGAATCCCTTCACCGACACGCCGTGGAAATCACGCACCCGTGGCAGGGCGATATTAACGAGCCTGTCGAGAAATTCATACATACGCCGACGCCTCAATGTCACCTTACAGCCAATGGGCATGCCCACACGTAGTTTAAAAGACGCAACAGATTGACGCGCCTTTGTCGTGATGGGCTTCTGCCCGCTGATACACGCTAAATCTTGTGTCGCATTCATGATGTGTTTTTTATCGTCACGCGCCTCCCCTACGCCCATGTTGAGGACAATCTTGACAATTTTAGGGACGCACATAGGGTGACGGTAGCCAAAATCTTTGATAAGGGTCGGGGCGATGCTCTTTTTATAGAGCTCACTGAAGTGGGGAACAGGAGACGCTGGCATGGGGTCAGTCTATGATCTCCTGTGATGCTTTGCTATAGCGTAACTTCTGCCCCTCTTGGTTAAAACGGAATGCCACGCGCGTCGCCTTGTCCGTTTTTGGGTCAATGAGAGCCACATTAGAACGGTGAATTGTTCCTTCCTTTGTCTCGATTCCCCCTTGACTATCGGCTGATGCCCGTCTGTGCCTCTTTGTGAGGGCCGCCCCCTGTACGATCACACGATTCTCTCGAGGAATAACCTTGATAACCTCACCACGCACACCCTTATCACGCCCAGCAATGACGATAACCTTATCCCCCTTCCGTAAAGACATTTTATTAACCATAGAACACGATACCTCTCTCTTCTACAAGACTTCTGGCGCAAGAGAAATGATTTTCATGTAGTTGTGTCGACGTAGCTCGCGGGTTACAGGGCCAAAAATACGCGTGCCAATGGGTTCACCTTGGTTATTGATAAGGACGGCCGCATTGCGGTCGAAACGAATAGAGCTTCCGTCCTCTCTCAAAAGAGCGCTCACCGTGCGCACAATGACCGCCCTATGCACGTCCCCTTTCTTCACCCTTGCTCTGGGAACAGCATTCTTAATGGCGACAACAATAACATCGCCAATATGGGCGGTGCGTCTCTTAGCGCCCCCCAATACTTTGATACATTGTACGAGACGCGCTCCCGAATTGTCAGCAACATAAAGGTTCGTTTGCATCTGAATCATTGCTTATGTCACCTGTTCAACGACAATGAAATGCTTGCTCTTCGAGATAGGAGCGCATTCCCTG is from Alphaproteobacteria bacterium GM7ARS4 and encodes:
- the rpsH gene encoding 30S ribosomal protein S8, with the translated sequence MSMSDPIADMLTRIRNGQTAKKKSVTCASSAMKVRIADVLKREGYIEDYGIDTRHAKKPVLTITLRVYKKEGAIHEVKRCSKPGCRLYSPIKALKPLYGGLGIYILSTSKGVLSDREARQQGVGGEIICHVY
- the rpsN gene encoding 30S ribosomal protein S14, whose product is MAKKSVVERNSRRQRIIDKYAAKRRDLKARIHDKGLDKDERFHLCLSLSTMPRDSSPVRYRRRCIITGRGRGVYRRFRLSRIMLRDLAGKGEIPGMSRSSW
- the rplE gene encoding 50S ribosomal protein L5, whose product is MPASPVPHFSELYKKSIAPTLIKDFGYRHPMCVPKIVKIVLNMGVGEARDDKKHIMNATQDLACISGQKPITTKARQSVASFKLRVGMPIGCKVTLRRRRMYEFLDRLVNIALPRVRDFHGVSVKGFDGRGNYSLGIREHIIFPEIDYDKADKIRGLDVTIVTTAQNDEEGKALLAGFMLPFDE
- the rplX gene encoding 50S ribosomal protein L24, producing MVNKMSLRKGDKVIVIAGRDKGVRGEVIKVIPRENRVIVQGAALTKRHRRASADSQGGIETKEGTIHRSNVALIDPKTDKATRVAFRFNQEGQKLRYSKASQEIID
- the rplN gene encoding 50S ribosomal protein L14, with the protein product MIQMQTNLYVADNSGARLVQCIKVLGGAKRRTAHIGDVIVVAIKNAVPRARVKKGDVHRAVIVRTVSALLREDGSSIRFDRNAAVLINNQGEPIGTRIFGPVTRELRRHNYMKIISLAPEVL